CGGGCATGACGATGGTGGCCTCGCAGCCGAGCTTGCGCGCGGCGAGCGCCACGCCCTGCGCGTGGTTGCCCGCCGAGGCCGCGATGACCCCGCGCCTGAGCTCGTCGGGCGTGAGCCGGGCCATCTTGTTGTAGGCCCCGCGCAGCTTGAAGGAAAAGACGGGCTGCGCGTCCTCGCGCTTGAGCAGCACGCGGTTGCCGAGCCGCCGGGAGAGGCTGGCCGCCTCGTCCAGCGGCGTCACCTCGGCCACGTCATAGACACGGCTCAGGAGGATGCGGCGCAGATAGGCGGAGTGGTCGGCATGTGCGGCCTGGGCCTTGGCGCGGCCGTGGCCGCTTTTGGAACTGGGCATGGTGCCTGCCTTTGCCGGGGGGCGCGTTTGGGTTTCAGTTGCGGAAAAGGGGATGATCCGGGCCCGCACCTTCGTTGAGCAGGGCCTGCCGCGCGAAGAGGCGCGGCGCGGGGCGCGTTACGCTGTCGAAATCGGCGTGCGGCTCGAGGCCCGGCACGAGGACGCGCACCACGGGGATGCCGAGGTCGGCCCGGGTGAGCTCCACAAAAAATATCTCGCGGCCATGGGCCGCGAGCACGGCCTCGAGCAGGGCGAGGCCGGCTTTCGGCGTGGGGAGGCTCCAGTCCGGCAGTTCCTCGAGCGCGCGGGTGCCAAGCCCGGCGAGCCCGGGGCCCGAGGCCACGCCGTGGGGCGCGGGCGTGGCCCAGGAATAGGGCCACGGCGTCTCCGTGAGCGCCGAGAGCGCGGCCTGCGCCCCGGAAAGGCCCGCGCCGGTGGCCGTGGCCACGCGGCCGTCGCGCGCGGTCACGAAAGCGCGGTACACCGGGATGCCGAACTCGCTGGTGATGTCCTGGAATTGCACGCGGATGCCGCGCGCCGCATAGTCGTCTAGCAAACCCTGCAGGCGCGGGTCGCGGCTTTGGAGGGTGAAGCAGGCGTGGCGGCAGAAGGGTGTGGTGGCGTCGGCGTCGCGCTCAATGACCTCCATGAGCGCGGACAGGCGGGCCTCCTCAAGGCTGTTGCCCGAGGCGAGCCCCGTGGAGCCCGGGGAGGCGCCGAGCCTCGGCTCGTCCGCATTGCAGAAGAGGAGCACGTTTTGCAGCGGCACCAGCGCTTCGCCGGCTGCCCCCCGCGCCTCGACCCAGTGGAGCGGGGCGCCCGCGAGGCGGTCGCCGGCGGGACCGGGCAGGAGGGGGCGGAGGCCGGCCGGCGTGAGTTCCGCAGCTGTGGCCCGCCTGAGCGGGAGCGGCGGGAGCCTGCCGAGCACTTCGCCGTGGCCGTGCGCGCCCCCGGGCCCCAGGGAGGCGTAGGCGCTGGCGCGCTCGGCCACTTCCATGACGCAGGAGGCGCGGGCGCCGGCGAGGCTCAGGCCGCGTCCATAGGCCGTTGCCGTGCCGCGCAGCCTGTGGGCGTGGCGCCCGTTGCGCACGGTCACGTCCACCTGCCAGTCGCGCAAGAGCGCGATGGGCGAAAGCGAGGCCTCGTGGCGCATTTCAAGGCCGGCAAAAACGCCCGCGCGTTCCAGCGCGTTCACGGCGCGTTCATAGGTCTCCTGCGCGGGGGGGCGGCCGCCTTCGGGCCAGTCCCGCGCGGCGAGGCGGGCATGCGTGGCCGCGAGAATGTCGGCCGCGTCCTTGCGCGTCACTTCCGCCATGGCGCGGGCCAGCGCGGGGGCGGCATGCGGCAGCGGGATGTCGCTTTCCTCCAGCCGGGGCAAGGGGCGGTGGCCGGTCATGTTGGCGAGGAAGAGCTCGCCCCAGGCGAGCGCGGCCTCCCGGTCGTCCCTCGCGGCGGCCGCGAGGCGCAGGCCGGAAGCGGCCTCTGCCGGCGGGGCGGCATGGGCGCGCAGGGCGTCGAGCGTGGCGGCGAGCGCGGCCTGGGCCTCGGGGAAGAGCAGGGCGCATTCGAGGAGCAGGGCGGCGAGCGCCGGGCGGGGCTTGGGCGCAAGGCAGCTTTCGGCGAGGGCGGTCAGGCGCGCGTTGTCCTGCGCGCCCAGGAGGCGCAGCAGGTGCTCGTGGAGAAAGTCGTCGAGGGGCGCGGCCTCAAAGGCGGCGAGCGCCGCGTCGAGCGGGAGCGGGGGAGACGGCTCGCAGGAAAAATAGCCCGTGGAGCCGACGGTCTGGGCGTGGGCGTAAGCGTATTCGCGCAGGGGCGCTGGGGCGTCCGTGTCGGGCGTGGGGGCGTCGGGGGTCATGCGGGTGCGAAGGAAGAAGGGGAGGGGAAGCCGCGCGGCCAGCCACCCGCATCCTCGAAAGGACGCGGGCGGCTGGCCGCATGCCGGGCCCGGCCGGGGGAAGTGCCCCGCATGCCGGAAAAGCCCGGATCAGCGCTTCGAATACTGGTAGCGGGCGCGGGCGGCGCGCAGGCCGTACTTTTTGCGCTCCTTCTTGCGCGCGTCGCGCGTGAGGAAGCCGGCCTTCTTGAGCACCGGGCGCAAGCCCGGGTTAACCAAAAGCAGGGCGCGGGAGATGCCGTGGCGCACGGCCTCGGCCTGGCCGCTCACGCCGCCGCCGGCCACATTGACGCGCACATCCACCTTGTCGGCCACCTTGCACAGGGTGAGCGGCTGGCGGATGATCATCTGGAGGGTCTTGCGCGGGAAATACTCCTCATAGGGACGGCCGTTGACCAGGATGCCGCCCGAACCGGCATAGATGCGGGTGCGGGCCGTGGCGGTCTTGCGGCGCCCGGTGCCGTATTCAAATTTGTCGCTCATGGCATGCGCTCCTTGCGGGGTCAGTAGGGCAGGGTCAGGGGCTGGGGCTTCTGGGCCTTGTAGGGATGCTCGGGGCCGACGCAGACCTTGAGCTTTTTCAGCATGTGGCGCCCCAGGCGGTTCTTGGGCAGCATGCCGCGCACGGCGAGGGTGATCACCCTCTTGGGATGGGTGGCCAGCATGTCGGCGAGGCTGGTGGTCTTGAGGCTGCCCACCCAGCCGGAATGGCGGTAATATTTCTTTTCTTCGAGCTTCTTGCCCGTGACGCGGATCTTCTCGCAGTTGATGACCACGATGAAGTCGCCGTTATCCATGTGCGGGGAATATTCGGGCTTGTACTTGCCGCGCAGGCGGTTGGCTATCTGGCTCGCAAAGCGGCCGAGCACCTGGTCGGCGGCATCGACCACGAACCACTGGCGGTCGATGTCCTTGGGCGTGAGGGTAAAGGTCTTCATGGGAGAAACTCCTCGGTGGATTGCAGCCTTGGGGGCGGCCCTCGCACCTGCGCGGGAAATGTGGCGCCGCCGCCGGGCCAACGGGGAAGACCTGGCGGAGCGAAAAAGTGCGCGCTGCGTGATGCCGCAAGGCGGTCTTGATACGCCGGCGCGCCTTTCCTGTCAAGGGGGAGGCGGCTCGTCACGCCGCATCGGCTTGACAAGCCCTTTTTGGCGCGGTTAGGCTCTTTTCGACACGGGCCGGTGCGGCTCGGCGAACGTGAACTTCCTCCAAACCGCAAGGAGCGGACAATGGCGAAAATCGACCCCAACACCAAGAAGGTCATCGACGCCCTCAACAAGGCGCGCAGAATGGAGATGCAGGCCATCCACCAGTACATGATCCAGCACTACATCCTGAGCGACCTCGATTACGGCCAGCTCGGCGCCTATGTGAAGCTCATCTCCGTGGACGAGATGCGCCACGCCCAGCGCTTCGCCGAGCGCATCGACGCCCTGGGGGGCGCCCCCGCCTGTGACATGGACGGCTCCATCGTGCAGGGCCAGGGCATCAAGGACATCTTCCCCTACGACATCAACCTCGAAACCAACACCATCAAGACCTACAACGATCTCGCGGAGATCTGCCACAAGGCGGGCGACAGCACGAGCGCGGGCCTCTTCCATTCCGTCATCTCTGAAGAAGAGATCCACCTCTCCTACTACAAGGAGACCGCCGGACATATCGCCACCCTGGGCGATGTGTTCCTCGCCAAGTACGTCGCCACCTCCAAGCACACGGGACCCATCAAGAGCTTTGTGAAGGTGATGGAGAAGGAAGATTTCTAGCCGCCCGCTAGCGGACGGGTCAGGAACGCCGGGCGGCTTGGGGCTGCCCGGCGTTTTGGTGTTGGAGGAGTGAACCATGGACGCCCTCAACGGTCTCAATGCCGCAACGGTCATTTTTGTCGCGCTTCTGGTCTTTGCCATCGGCTACCGTTTTTACGGCCTTTTTCTCGCGCAGAAGGTGCTGAACCTCAATGACGCGCGCCAGACCCCGGCCGTGCGCTTCGCCGACGGGCACGACTATGTGAAAACGAACAAGTATGTGCTTTTCGGGCACCATTTCGCCGCCATCGCCGCCGCCGGCCCCCTGCTCGGGCCGGTGCTCGCCGCGCAGTACGGTTATATGCCGGGCTTGCTCTGGATCCTCATCGGCTGCGTGCTCGCCGGCGGCGTGCATGACCTCGTGGTGCTCTTCTGCTCGGTGAGGCACAAGGGCCTGAGCCTCGCCTACATCGCCTCCAAGGAGATCGACCCCGCCACCGGCACCGTGACCGCGTGGTCCGTGCTCGCCATCCTGCTGCTCACGTTGGCCGGCCTGTGCATCGCCGTGGTCAACGCCATGCACAACAGCCTCTGGTCGACCTATACCGTGGCCGCGACGTTGCCCATCGCCGTCATCATGGGCCTGTACATGAAGTTCTCCAAAAACGGCGGGGTGTGGGGCGCGTCCGTCATCGGCGTCATCCTGCTCTTCCTCTGCATCCTCACCGGGCCGTGGGTGACGGCGCATCCCGAGTATTTCGGCTGGCTCGACATCGACAAGGAGCCGCTTTCCATCCTGCTCCCGGTCTACGGCTTTTTCGCGTCCGTGCTGCCGGTGTGGCTGCTGCTCCTGCCGCGCGACTATCTCTCCACCTTCCTGAAGGTGGGCACCATCCTCGGCCTCGCCGTGGGCATCCTCTGGGTGATGCCGGACTTCAACATGCCCGCCTTCACGCGCTTTGACGCGGGCGGCGGCCCCATCGTGGCCGGGCCGGTCATCCCCTTCATCTTCATCACCATCGCCTGCGGCGCGCTCTCCGGCTTCCACGCCACCATCGGCACGGGCACCACGCCCAAGATGATCGGCACCGAGCACGACGTGCTCTTCGTGGGCTACGGGGCCATGCTGCTCGAGGGCTTCGTGGCCATCATGGCCCTCATCGCGGCCTGCGTGCTCGTGCCGGCCGACTATTTCGCCATCAATTCCCCGGCCGAGGCCTATGAGGAGCTTGGCATGCACGTGAGCGAGCTGCCCGCGCTCGAGGCCGAGGTGCAGGAGCAGCTCATGCACCGGCCCGGCGGCTCGGTCTCCCTCGCCGTGGGCATGGCGCACATCTTTTCGCAGATCCCGTTCATGAAGCACCTCATGGCCTACTGGTACCATTTCGCCATCATGTTTGAGGCCGTCTTCATCCTCTCGGCTGTGGACGCGGGCACGCGCGTGGGCCGCTTCTTCCTGCAGGAGATGATGGGCAAGATCTGGCCCAGGTGGGGCGATGTGGAATGGGTGCCGGGCATCATCGCCACGAGCCTGATCTTCACCTGCGCCTGGGGCTACCTCGTCTATACGGGCAATATCAGCAATATCTGGCCGCTCTTCGGCATCAGCAACCAGTTGCTCGCCTCGGTGACGTTGCTCATCGGAACGACCGTGCTTTTGCGCATGAACCGCCACAAGTACGCGCTGCTCACGGGCATCCCGGGCGTCTTCATGACCGTCATCACCTTCTGGGCCGGCGTGTGGCTCATCCTGTACCAGTACATGCCGCAGGGGCAGTATTTGCTCGTCTTCCTGAGCCTCTTTGTCATGGTGATGATGGCCGTGGTCATCTGGGGCACCGTGCGCCGCTGGATCGTGCTCATGCGCGAAAATACCGTGGTGCATGACCAGTACGGCGAGGAATTCAAGGAGATCGTGCCGGAATAGGCGCGAAACGCACAGGGAGCGCCCTCCCTGAAACCTCTGGAGGAGACACATGGCAAACCAGGACGCAAAGTATTTCAACTGCTCGGAACAGCATGAGCTGGATCACGTCAGCGCCAAGTATGAAGACAAGGAAAAGGTCAAGGAATTCATCAAGGCGAAGTGCAAGGACAAGACCATTCACTACTGGACGCAGGAAAAGCTGGCCGCGTACCTTCAGGAAAACGGCTTCAAGCTGAAGGCGAAATAGGGGCCAGCCTTTCGCCCGCATGATTCCATCTGGTGCGGGCGTTGCCGGGACTTCGGTGACGCCCGCGAAAAGACGCCGGGGAACGTTTCGCCGGCGTCTTTTTCGTGTGCAGCGGCGGCGCGGGGCGCTGGCCTCATCAGGCAGGAAGGCCGCCGGGGCGTGCGCCAGCGGCGGCCTTGGGAGGGAAGGGGCCGGGATGTGTCAGAAGGAATACCCGAAAACGAGCATGGCCTTCCACAGATCCTGCCGGGAAAACGGGGTGTTGTGCCTTGCGGCCTTGTTCCGGCTGTTGTGCGTGGGCTTGACAGCATGCCCCAAATGCCACAGGGAACTGCGTGGACATTTTACCCGCGCAGTTCCCTGCCGCCGTTAAAGGGGGATCATGTACAGCAAGAAAGTCCTGCTGGAAGCACTGGCGCAGCCCCCGGACGCCGGGGCAAAGTGGGCCTGTTTTCCTGCCGTGCCCAGGCAGGGCGGCGCGCTCAGGGTGTGGGCCCTCCCGGAAAAGCTCAAGCTGTTGCGCCTGCTCGGGCTTGAATATGCCGTGCATAAAAAGAAAAAAGCTCCGGCCCTGACCCATGCCGGGGTGCGGGGCCTGCTCGTGGAGGAGGTTCCCGCCGGGGCAGGCCGGAGCTGCCCCCCTGGGGGCGCTTCGCTTCACCCCGCCGGCCCGGCCGCAGGCGCAAGCCCGCGGGTCATGGTCGGCGCACGCGAGTGCCGCCTCGGCCTTTCCAATGGGCTTGCCGCCGATATCGATCTCCAGGCCTGGCTCGATGGGCTCCTGAACATCGCGTGCCCCACACCACTCTCCCCCGCCTTCCCGGCCCGGTTGCGCGAGCTGTGCGGCGCCTGTTGCGCGGGACACGCGACGGGCGGCGGCCCTGTTTCCTGCGAGGCCGGCGCCCGGCTTGTCCGCTATCAGCGCACCCTAAAGGAAAGCGGGCAACCAGCCAGCATGGCATCCGCCGCCGAAAAGGCGACCGGGGATGCGGGAGCGGCGCCGGTATTCTCGCTCAGCCTGCATTTTGCGCAGGTCGAACCCGCCTATGCGCTGGCCTTGGTCCATATGGAGCTCGGCGGGCAGGCGGGGCACGGTGCTGCGGCGAAATGGCTGCACGAATTCGCTGCCGAAACGTCCTTGCTGGTTTTTCTGGAGGAGCGCTTGCGCAGTTTTTTGCATGACAGGGGCCCGCGCCTGCTGCCTGAAGAAGACCCGCTTGGCGAGATGGAAAACCTGCTGGCCCAGGGCCGGGGGGAGGAGCGGCAGGCCTGCTCCT
This window of the Desulfovibrio sp. ZJ209 genome carries:
- a CDS encoding YcaO-like family protein, with the protein product MTPDAPTPDTDAPAPLREYAYAHAQTVGSTGYFSCEPSPPLPLDAALAAFEAAPLDDFLHEHLLRLLGAQDNARLTALAESCLAPKPRPALAALLLECALLFPEAQAALAATLDALRAHAAPPAEAASGLRLAAAARDDREAALAWGELFLANMTGHRPLPRLEESDIPLPHAAPALARAMAEVTRKDAADILAATHARLAARDWPEGGRPPAQETYERAVNALERAGVFAGLEMRHEASLSPIALLRDWQVDVTVRNGRHAHRLRGTATAYGRGLSLAGARASCVMEVAERASAYASLGPGGAHGHGEVLGRLPPLPLRRATAAELTPAGLRPLLPGPAGDRLAGAPLHWVEARGAAGEALVPLQNVLLFCNADEPRLGASPGSTGLASGNSLEEARLSALMEVIERDADATTPFCRHACFTLQSRDPRLQGLLDDYAARGIRVQFQDITSEFGIPVYRAFVTARDGRVATATGAGLSGAQAALSALTETPWPYSWATPAPHGVASGPGLAGLGTRALEELPDWSLPTPKAGLALLEAVLAAHGREIFFVELTRADLGIPVVRVLVPGLEPHADFDSVTRPAPRLFARQALLNEGAGPDHPLFRN
- the rpsI gene encoding 30S ribosomal protein S9 → MSDKFEYGTGRRKTATARTRIYAGSGGILVNGRPYEEYFPRKTLQMIIRQPLTLCKVADKVDVRVNVAGGGVSGQAEAVRHGISRALLLVNPGLRPVLKKAGFLTRDARKKERKKYGLRAARARYQYSKR
- the rplM gene encoding 50S ribosomal protein L13, which encodes MKTFTLTPKDIDRQWFVVDAADQVLGRFASQIANRLRGKYKPEYSPHMDNGDFIVVINCEKIRVTGKKLEEKKYYRHSGWVGSLKTTSLADMLATHPKRVITLAVRGMLPKNRLGRHMLKKLKVCVGPEHPYKAQKPQPLTLPY
- a CDS encoding ferritin-like domain-containing protein, with amino-acid sequence MAKIDPNTKKVIDALNKARRMEMQAIHQYMIQHYILSDLDYGQLGAYVKLISVDEMRHAQRFAERIDALGGAPACDMDGSIVQGQGIKDIFPYDINLETNTIKTYNDLAEICHKAGDSTSAGLFHSVISEEEIHLSYYKETAGHIATLGDVFLAKYVATSKHTGPIKSFVKVMEKEDF
- a CDS encoding carbon starvation protein A — translated: MDALNGLNAATVIFVALLVFAIGYRFYGLFLAQKVLNLNDARQTPAVRFADGHDYVKTNKYVLFGHHFAAIAAAGPLLGPVLAAQYGYMPGLLWILIGCVLAGGVHDLVVLFCSVRHKGLSLAYIASKEIDPATGTVTAWSVLAILLLTLAGLCIAVVNAMHNSLWSTYTVAATLPIAVIMGLYMKFSKNGGVWGASVIGVILLFLCILTGPWVTAHPEYFGWLDIDKEPLSILLPVYGFFASVLPVWLLLLPRDYLSTFLKVGTILGLAVGILWVMPDFNMPAFTRFDAGGGPIVAGPVIPFIFITIACGALSGFHATIGTGTTPKMIGTEHDVLFVGYGAMLLEGFVAIMALIAACVLVPADYFAINSPAEAYEELGMHVSELPALEAEVQEQLMHRPGGSVSLAVGMAHIFSQIPFMKHLMAYWYHFAIMFEAVFILSAVDAGTRVGRFFLQEMMGKIWPRWGDVEWVPGIIATSLIFTCAWGYLVYTGNISNIWPLFGISNQLLASVTLLIGTTVLLRMNRHKYALLTGIPGVFMTVITFWAGVWLILYQYMPQGQYLLVFLSLFVMVMMAVVIWGTVRRWIVLMRENTVVHDQYGEEFKEIVPE